One genomic window of Biomphalaria glabrata chromosome 9, xgBioGlab47.1, whole genome shotgun sequence includes the following:
- the LOC106078009 gene encoding uncharacterized protein LOC106078009 isoform X1, which produces MDVKNGDLQGEVKLDIGSVCSDYSHTSKISHRSSQSTRKSATAISSISNRARRIKEYEDQGCTSLSVDLKPGDENNLDSIREARSSSRISLRSSTRSAATTRVPSVQSSGWMKSVADLDLSSRLMSSGLLRPQSSKSYTTLLQNPPKSNSKVKMPFKHNTNKPDVTTVVVSPGREMSELTVLATSVINKVLKEQKPPKINHVQGRLLKARLKPLDPVSVTSPTIQQCRGIIAETRAYGASSSRTFQRWKAIMSGSHRFIHPDVDLKDSMSLGESVHRTSQATSPVPSEDMSPEGYHETIGSDLQDGIKEDFESFINTTVSKSDEHPALSDEGPSKSKRLTEVLPEDILTVTNDAKINTETKSGVKGDEESEVASSATPKIAGNKRPRSAFFPHDPFDPDSLRPKTTGDNIRPKSVRFADENKKPPDSSGSAPLVKKADDKENKNKSKTSCRPHSESGIRSHDPDDHNGSDPRDIHRFTYSDKLKANIGQQGSDSKQSFSNGNSNSPSDTLEITTESNSQVSETSEDKQILSMPKAATVLFETGNDPNVKQQQHTRNTTMNIKTHLGVKSSNYKQKRKLPIDQSFASKNIEQKERIHHTNSTLRKDPNLHASNEKKLEQDSSLEFSHLKSDNAKCNITHLPPKGSNVNLPHGHKKSLKKAPHIKDRPFSASSYINKDIVERKPRVHSASKPARAADANIFIEKNGILSRHGLLGKKRPASAPSTTSCNILKNDSQSTESKSKSCGKQLKEKPHKKTSKRRERDLTLNTDSAADVDKMWEELPEDDEDNFQDDLFLSKFKQLENELELNKAALQTEKLKCSMSQVIDSGKNLIEVLEPENLSVSGSSPVIIPGEILQEDDIDDEDEIACDGSIIRESTLDQQPAEAEPETTISCNLYKKTNLFVPISKRRQNKLKDSTRKNVRRGSVPKSTTAVDETNNVSSCNHEKSVNRAENGSEVLNEHVIENLCETAAALLQGSGETNTKDVIDAHAIQKQLKETRKQLELDYPHLTKHFEDHVSQSLGVKRVMASHGFQQASDPDILYQGDLYNSLLQAYRHHFDISNEENDDDFDEGITTTSKKVQLHPKSELLGVSKHQGRNLHHGSGAGLKNQNAVDYSNILEGSTMTKSRPWSGTTNDSGLEADVLSNDEEDEIEAVNETTLIKHSAQNASTTEAHEDNADPLSNANKNHKTEREDSLTEFETTSSALEIVAQAKKLSKSKKKSRHYEDMSTLSQVPPLCFRLNAKPPSGHLFYFAYDQNMSMDRMTTYLSAGEPLVRFWSLLFGFELVFNKKAGVNSDLQDVGGFPNLAYNAKSSVEGCLYQLTPGQLECLDKFMGYPQNCDHIVLPVWMSNCTNPEDLGVAQYCVPACTYIAKDDMTWTTPIEPNDFALTQCIKAADLLTPSYRDHLATISKSLSSSSLFTENSAVLSVTCVA; this is translated from the exons ATGGATGTAAAAAATGGAGATTTACAAGGAGAAGTCAAATTGGATATAG GTAGTGTCTGCTCAGATTATAGCCATACCTCCAAAATATCGCATCGCAGTTCACAGTCTACAAGAAAAAGTGCCACGGCTATTAGCTCCATATCTAATAGAGCAAGACGCATCAAAGAATAtgaa GATCAGGGCTGTACATCTCTATCAGTGGATCTTAAGCCGGGAGATGAGAACAATCTTGATTCAATCAGAGAAG CTAGATCTTCCAGTCGAATCAGCCTTAGATCATCAACAAGGTCAGCAGCTACCACGAGGGTTCCGTCAGTGCAATCTTCAGGATGGATGAAATCTGTCGCAGACTTGGACTTAAG CTCAAGGTTGATGTCCAGTGGGCTTCTAAGACCACAGTCATCCAAGTCATACACTACACTACTACAAAATCCTCCAAAGTCAAATTCTAAAGTCAAAATGCCATTCAAACACAACACCAACAAACCTGATGTTACAACA GTAGTAGTCTCCCCTGGTAGAGAAATGTCTGAGTTGACAGTCCTGGCAACAAGTGTCATAAATAAAGTTCTCAAAGAGCAGAAGCCACCCAAGATCAACCATGTTCAGGGTCGCCTTCTCAAAGCCAG ATTGAAACCACTGGATCCAGTGTCAGTGACATCTCCCACAATCCAACAGTGTAGAGGAATAATAGCAG AGACAAGAGCTTATGGTGCCAGCAGCAGCAGAACTTTCCAGAGGTGGAAAGCCATCATGTCAGGCTCTCATCGCTTCATACATCCTGATGTGGATTTGAAAGACAGCATGTCCTTGGGGGAGTCTGttcacaggacatcacaagCAACCTCTCCTGTTCCTTCAGAGGATATGTCTCCAGAGGGATATCATGAAACTATTGGCTCAGATCTACAGGATGGAATCAAAGAAGATTTTGAGAG ttttattaATACGACCGTCTCAAAATCAGACGAACATCCTGCACTTAGTGATGAAGGACCTTCTAAAA GTAAAAGATTAACAGAAGTATTACCAGAAGACATTCTCACAGTAACAAATGATGCGAAGATAAATACAGAAACAAAGTCTGGTGTCAAGGGAGATGAGGAGAGTGAAGTGGCAAGTTCAGCCACACCAAAAATTGCTGGAAATAAAAGACCTCGCAGTGCCTTCTTCCCACATGACCCTTTTGACCCTGATAGCCTCAGACCCAAAACTACTGGAGATAACATTAGACCAAAGTCTGTGAGGTTTGCAGATGAGAATAAAAAGCCTCCAGATTCTTCAGGTTCCGCACCATTGGTGAAGAAAGCTgatgacaaagaaaataaaaacaagagcaAAACCTCATGTCGTCCACATTCTGAAAGTGGTATCAGGTCACATGATCCTGATGACCACAATGGCTCTGATCCACGTGATATCCACAGATTTACATATTCAGATAAATTAAAGGCTAACATTGGCCAACAGGGCTCTGATTCCAAACAATCCTtttccaatggaaactctaatTCTCCTTCTGACACACTGGAAATCACCACAGAGTCAAACTCTCAAGTTAGTGAAACCTCTGAAGACAAACAGATCTTATCTATGCCAAAGGCAGCTACTGTACTTTTTGAAACAGGCAATGACCCAAACGTCAAACAACAGCAACATACAAGAAATACTACGATGAACATTAAAACACATCTAGGTGTCAAGTCttcaaattataaacaaaaaagaaaacttccCATTGATCAGAGCTTTGCTAGTAAAAATatagaacaaaaagaaagaatacaTCACACAAATAGTACTCTAAGGAAAGATCCAAATCTTCATGcaagcaatgaaaaaaaattagaacaagATTCAAGCCTTGAGTTCTCTCATTTAAAGTCTGACAATGCTAAGTGCAACATAACACATCTTCCACCCAAGGGAAGTAATGTAAACTTGCCACATGGACACAAAAAGTCTTTGAAGAAAGCGCCACATATCAAAGACAGACCATTCAGTGCATCTAGTTACATCAACAAGGATATTGTAGAAAGAAAGCCAAGAGTTCACAGTGCCAGCAAACCCGCAAGAGCTGCAGATGCAAATATCTTTATTGAGAAAAATGGTATTCTGAGCAGGCATGGCCTTCTGGGAAAAAAGAGGCCCGCCAGTGCTCCGAGTACCACTTCATGTAATATTCTAAAAAATGACAGTCAAAGCACAGAGAGTAAGTCTAAGTCTTGTGGCaaacaattaaaagaaaaacctCACAAAAAGACCAGCAagcggagagaaagagatttgaCCTTAAACACAGACAGTGCTGCGGATGTTGATAAAATGTGGGAAGAGCTACCTGAGGATGACGAAGACAATTTTCAAGACGATTTATTTCTGTCAAAATTCAAGCAGCTAGAAAATGAGCTAGAATTAAACAAGGCTGCACTACAAACTGAGAAACTCAAGTGTTCAATGAGTCAAGTTATAGACAGTGGTAAAAACTTGATTGAAGTTCTTGAACCTGAGAACCTCAGTGTTTCAGGAAGTAGCCCAGTGATCATTCCTGGAGAGATTTTACAAGAAGATGATAttgatgatgaagatgaaatAGCGTGTGATGGAAGCATTATCCGTGAGTCAACCCTAGATCAACAACCAGCAGAGGCTGAACCTGAGACAACCATCAGTTGTAACTTGTACAAGAAAACTAACTTGTTTGTACCCATCAGTAAAAGAAGGCAAAACAAACTCAAAGATAGCACAAGGAAAAATGTCAGGAGAGGAAGTGTTCCTAAGTCTACAACTGCAGTTGATGAAACTAACAATGTTAGCAGCTGTAATCATGAGAAGTCTGTTAACAGAGCTGAAAACGGATCTGAAGTTCTTAATGAGCATGTTATTGAAAACCTGTGCGAGACAGCTGCAGCTTTACTTCAAGGCTCAGGGGAGACTAATACAAAAGATGTAATTGATGCCCATGCAATTCAGAAGCAGCTCAAGGAGACTAGGAAGCAACTGGAGCTTGACTACCCTCACCTGACAAAACACTTTGAAGACCATGTTTCACAGAGTCTGGGAGTTAAAAGGGTGATGGCCAGTCATGGTTTTCAACAAGCATCAGACCCTGACATCCTGTATCAAGGTGATCTGTATAACAGCCTCTTGCAAGCTTACAGACACCACTTTGATATTAGCAATGAGGAGaatgatgatgattttgatgaAGGGATAACAACCACAAGTAAAAAGGTCCAACTTCATCCAAAATCTGAGCTATTAGGCGTCTCAAAACATCAAGGAAGAAATTTGCACCATGGCTCAGGCGCAGgtcttaaaaatcaaaatgcaGTTGATTATTCCAACATTCTTGAAGGCTCGACTATGACTAAATCCAGGCCATGGAGTGGAACAACCAACGACAGTGGCTTAGAAGCTGATGTTTTGTCCAATGATGAGGAAGATGAAATCGAAGCAGTAAATGAAACTACACTAATAAAACATAGTGCTCAAAATGCCAGCACTACAGAAGCTCATGAGGACAATGCAGACCCACTTTCAAATGCAAACAAAAACCataagacagaaagagaagattCACTTACAGAGTTTGAAACAACCAG CAGTGCTCTAGAAATAGTTGCTCAAGCCAAAAAACTTTCAAAGTCCAA aaaaaagTCTAGACACTATGAAGACATGAGTACACTAAGTCAAGTTCCTCCGTTATGTTTTCGTCTCAATGCTAAGCCTCCAAGTggacatttgttttattttgcttacGATCAAAATATGAGCATGGACAG gATGACTACTTATCTGTCTGCTGGTGAACCATTAGTTAGATTCTGGTCGTTACTGTTTGGATTTGAACTGGTCTTTAACAAGAAGG CAGGTGTGAACTCTGACCTGCAAGATGTAGGTGGTTTCCCTAACTTGGCCTACAACGCAAAATCTTCAGTAGAAGGATGTCTGTATCAGCTGACCCCAGGTCAGTTAGAGTGTCTGGACAAGTTCATGGGTTATCCACAA AACTGTGATCATATTGTGTTACCTGTGTGGATGTCCAACTGTACCAACCCTGAGGATCTAGGTGTGGCTCAGTACTGTGTACCTGCCTGCACCTACATAGCTAAGGATGACATGACATGGACTA cgcCAATAGAACCTAATGACTTCGCCCTCACTCAGTGCATAAAGGCTGCTGATCTATTGACCCCTTCATACAGAGATCATCTTGCaacaatatcaaaaagtttATCTTCATCCTCATTATTTACTGAAAACTCGGCTGTTTTAAGTGTGACATGTGTTGCATAG
- the LOC106078009 gene encoding uncharacterized protein LOC106078009 isoform X2: protein MDVKNGDLQGEVKLDIGSVCSDYSHTSKISHRSSQSTRKSATAISSISNRARRIKEYEDQGCTSLSVDLKPGDENNLDSIREARSSSRISLRSSTRSAATTRVPSVQSSGWMKSVADLDLSSRLMSSGLLRPQSSKSYTTLLQNPPKSNSKVKMPFKHNTNKPDVTTVVVSPGREMSELTVLATSVINKVLKEQKPPKINHVQGRLLKARLKPLDPVSVTSPTIQQCRGIIAETRAYGASSSRTFQRWKAIMSGSHRFIHPDVDLKDSMSLGESVHRTSQATSPVPSEDMSPEGYHETIGSDLQDGIKEDFESFINTTVSKSDEHPALSDEGPSKSKRLTEVLPEDILTVTNDAKINTETKSGVKGDEESEVASSATPKIAGNKRPRSAFFPHDPFDPDSLRPKTTGDNIRPKSVRFADENKKPPDSSGSAPLVKKADDKENKNKSKTSCRPHSESGIRSHDPDDHNGSDPRDIHRFTYSDKLKANIGQQGSDSKQSFSNGNSNSPSDTLEITTESNSQVSETSEDKQILSMPKAATVLFETGNDPNVKQQQHTRNTTMNIKTHLGVKSSNYKQKRKLPIDQSFASKNIEQKERIHHTNSTLRKDPNLHASNEKKLEQDSSLEFSHLKSDNAKCNITHLPPKGSNVNLPHGHKKSLKKAPHIKDRPFSASSYINKDIVERKPRVHSASKPARAADANIFIEKNGILSRHGLLGKKRPASAPSTTSCNILKNDSQSTESKSKSCGKQLKEKPHKKTSKRRERDLTLNTDSAADVDKMWEELPEDDEDNFQDDLFLSKFKQLENELELNKAALQTEKLKCSMSQVIDSGKNLIEVLEPENLSVSGSSPVIIPGEILQEDDIDDEDEIACDGSIIRESTLDQQPAEAEPETTISCNLYKKTNLFVPISKRRQNKLKDSTRKNVRRGSVPKSTTAVDETNNVSSCNHEKSVNRAENGSEVLNEHVIENLCETAAALLQGSGETNTKDVIDAHAIQKQLKETRKQLELDYPHLTKHFEDHVSQSLGVKRVMASHGFQQASDPDILYQGDLYNSLLQAYRHHFDISNEENDDDFDEGITTTSKKVQLHPKSELLGVSKHQGRNLHHGSGAGLKNQNAVDYSNILEGSTMTKSRPWSGTTNDSGLEADVLSNDEEDEIEAVNETTLIKHSAQNASTTEAHEDNADPLSNANKNHKTEREDSLTEFETTSSALEIVAQAKKLSKSKKKSRHYEDMSTLSQVPPLCFRLNAKPPSGHLFYFAYDQNMSMDRMTTYLSAGEPLVRFWSLLFGFELVFNKKGVNSDLQDVGGFPNLAYNAKSSVEGCLYQLTPGQLECLDKFMGYPQNCDHIVLPVWMSNCTNPEDLGVAQYCVPACTYIAKDDMTWTTPIEPNDFALTQCIKAADLLTPSYRDHLATISKSLSSSSLFTENSAVLSVTCVA, encoded by the exons ATGGATGTAAAAAATGGAGATTTACAAGGAGAAGTCAAATTGGATATAG GTAGTGTCTGCTCAGATTATAGCCATACCTCCAAAATATCGCATCGCAGTTCACAGTCTACAAGAAAAAGTGCCACGGCTATTAGCTCCATATCTAATAGAGCAAGACGCATCAAAGAATAtgaa GATCAGGGCTGTACATCTCTATCAGTGGATCTTAAGCCGGGAGATGAGAACAATCTTGATTCAATCAGAGAAG CTAGATCTTCCAGTCGAATCAGCCTTAGATCATCAACAAGGTCAGCAGCTACCACGAGGGTTCCGTCAGTGCAATCTTCAGGATGGATGAAATCTGTCGCAGACTTGGACTTAAG CTCAAGGTTGATGTCCAGTGGGCTTCTAAGACCACAGTCATCCAAGTCATACACTACACTACTACAAAATCCTCCAAAGTCAAATTCTAAAGTCAAAATGCCATTCAAACACAACACCAACAAACCTGATGTTACAACA GTAGTAGTCTCCCCTGGTAGAGAAATGTCTGAGTTGACAGTCCTGGCAACAAGTGTCATAAATAAAGTTCTCAAAGAGCAGAAGCCACCCAAGATCAACCATGTTCAGGGTCGCCTTCTCAAAGCCAG ATTGAAACCACTGGATCCAGTGTCAGTGACATCTCCCACAATCCAACAGTGTAGAGGAATAATAGCAG AGACAAGAGCTTATGGTGCCAGCAGCAGCAGAACTTTCCAGAGGTGGAAAGCCATCATGTCAGGCTCTCATCGCTTCATACATCCTGATGTGGATTTGAAAGACAGCATGTCCTTGGGGGAGTCTGttcacaggacatcacaagCAACCTCTCCTGTTCCTTCAGAGGATATGTCTCCAGAGGGATATCATGAAACTATTGGCTCAGATCTACAGGATGGAATCAAAGAAGATTTTGAGAG ttttattaATACGACCGTCTCAAAATCAGACGAACATCCTGCACTTAGTGATGAAGGACCTTCTAAAA GTAAAAGATTAACAGAAGTATTACCAGAAGACATTCTCACAGTAACAAATGATGCGAAGATAAATACAGAAACAAAGTCTGGTGTCAAGGGAGATGAGGAGAGTGAAGTGGCAAGTTCAGCCACACCAAAAATTGCTGGAAATAAAAGACCTCGCAGTGCCTTCTTCCCACATGACCCTTTTGACCCTGATAGCCTCAGACCCAAAACTACTGGAGATAACATTAGACCAAAGTCTGTGAGGTTTGCAGATGAGAATAAAAAGCCTCCAGATTCTTCAGGTTCCGCACCATTGGTGAAGAAAGCTgatgacaaagaaaataaaaacaagagcaAAACCTCATGTCGTCCACATTCTGAAAGTGGTATCAGGTCACATGATCCTGATGACCACAATGGCTCTGATCCACGTGATATCCACAGATTTACATATTCAGATAAATTAAAGGCTAACATTGGCCAACAGGGCTCTGATTCCAAACAATCCTtttccaatggaaactctaatTCTCCTTCTGACACACTGGAAATCACCACAGAGTCAAACTCTCAAGTTAGTGAAACCTCTGAAGACAAACAGATCTTATCTATGCCAAAGGCAGCTACTGTACTTTTTGAAACAGGCAATGACCCAAACGTCAAACAACAGCAACATACAAGAAATACTACGATGAACATTAAAACACATCTAGGTGTCAAGTCttcaaattataaacaaaaaagaaaacttccCATTGATCAGAGCTTTGCTAGTAAAAATatagaacaaaaagaaagaatacaTCACACAAATAGTACTCTAAGGAAAGATCCAAATCTTCATGcaagcaatgaaaaaaaattagaacaagATTCAAGCCTTGAGTTCTCTCATTTAAAGTCTGACAATGCTAAGTGCAACATAACACATCTTCCACCCAAGGGAAGTAATGTAAACTTGCCACATGGACACAAAAAGTCTTTGAAGAAAGCGCCACATATCAAAGACAGACCATTCAGTGCATCTAGTTACATCAACAAGGATATTGTAGAAAGAAAGCCAAGAGTTCACAGTGCCAGCAAACCCGCAAGAGCTGCAGATGCAAATATCTTTATTGAGAAAAATGGTATTCTGAGCAGGCATGGCCTTCTGGGAAAAAAGAGGCCCGCCAGTGCTCCGAGTACCACTTCATGTAATATTCTAAAAAATGACAGTCAAAGCACAGAGAGTAAGTCTAAGTCTTGTGGCaaacaattaaaagaaaaacctCACAAAAAGACCAGCAagcggagagaaagagatttgaCCTTAAACACAGACAGTGCTGCGGATGTTGATAAAATGTGGGAAGAGCTACCTGAGGATGACGAAGACAATTTTCAAGACGATTTATTTCTGTCAAAATTCAAGCAGCTAGAAAATGAGCTAGAATTAAACAAGGCTGCACTACAAACTGAGAAACTCAAGTGTTCAATGAGTCAAGTTATAGACAGTGGTAAAAACTTGATTGAAGTTCTTGAACCTGAGAACCTCAGTGTTTCAGGAAGTAGCCCAGTGATCATTCCTGGAGAGATTTTACAAGAAGATGATAttgatgatgaagatgaaatAGCGTGTGATGGAAGCATTATCCGTGAGTCAACCCTAGATCAACAACCAGCAGAGGCTGAACCTGAGACAACCATCAGTTGTAACTTGTACAAGAAAACTAACTTGTTTGTACCCATCAGTAAAAGAAGGCAAAACAAACTCAAAGATAGCACAAGGAAAAATGTCAGGAGAGGAAGTGTTCCTAAGTCTACAACTGCAGTTGATGAAACTAACAATGTTAGCAGCTGTAATCATGAGAAGTCTGTTAACAGAGCTGAAAACGGATCTGAAGTTCTTAATGAGCATGTTATTGAAAACCTGTGCGAGACAGCTGCAGCTTTACTTCAAGGCTCAGGGGAGACTAATACAAAAGATGTAATTGATGCCCATGCAATTCAGAAGCAGCTCAAGGAGACTAGGAAGCAACTGGAGCTTGACTACCCTCACCTGACAAAACACTTTGAAGACCATGTTTCACAGAGTCTGGGAGTTAAAAGGGTGATGGCCAGTCATGGTTTTCAACAAGCATCAGACCCTGACATCCTGTATCAAGGTGATCTGTATAACAGCCTCTTGCAAGCTTACAGACACCACTTTGATATTAGCAATGAGGAGaatgatgatgattttgatgaAGGGATAACAACCACAAGTAAAAAGGTCCAACTTCATCCAAAATCTGAGCTATTAGGCGTCTCAAAACATCAAGGAAGAAATTTGCACCATGGCTCAGGCGCAGgtcttaaaaatcaaaatgcaGTTGATTATTCCAACATTCTTGAAGGCTCGACTATGACTAAATCCAGGCCATGGAGTGGAACAACCAACGACAGTGGCTTAGAAGCTGATGTTTTGTCCAATGATGAGGAAGATGAAATCGAAGCAGTAAATGAAACTACACTAATAAAACATAGTGCTCAAAATGCCAGCACTACAGAAGCTCATGAGGACAATGCAGACCCACTTTCAAATGCAAACAAAAACCataagacagaaagagaagattCACTTACAGAGTTTGAAACAACCAG CAGTGCTCTAGAAATAGTTGCTCAAGCCAAAAAACTTTCAAAGTCCAA aaaaaagTCTAGACACTATGAAGACATGAGTACACTAAGTCAAGTTCCTCCGTTATGTTTTCGTCTCAATGCTAAGCCTCCAAGTggacatttgttttattttgcttacGATCAAAATATGAGCATGGACAG gATGACTACTTATCTGTCTGCTGGTGAACCATTAGTTAGATTCTGGTCGTTACTGTTTGGATTTGAACTGGTCTTTAACAAGAAGG GTGTGAACTCTGACCTGCAAGATGTAGGTGGTTTCCCTAACTTGGCCTACAACGCAAAATCTTCAGTAGAAGGATGTCTGTATCAGCTGACCCCAGGTCAGTTAGAGTGTCTGGACAAGTTCATGGGTTATCCACAA AACTGTGATCATATTGTGTTACCTGTGTGGATGTCCAACTGTACCAACCCTGAGGATCTAGGTGTGGCTCAGTACTGTGTACCTGCCTGCACCTACATAGCTAAGGATGACATGACATGGACTA cgcCAATAGAACCTAATGACTTCGCCCTCACTCAGTGCATAAAGGCTGCTGATCTATTGACCCCTTCATACAGAGATCATCTTGCaacaatatcaaaaagtttATCTTCATCCTCATTATTTACTGAAAACTCGGCTGTTTTAAGTGTGACATGTGTTGCATAG